In the Primulina tabacum isolate GXHZ01 chromosome 15, ASM2559414v2, whole genome shotgun sequence genome, TTTGAATGTCAAAATGAAATAATAGGATTACTGAGTATATTGCATAACATATAACTCTGATCACTGATGATATTCATTAGTCATTATTTAGGATGAGCAACATATTTAATGCGTTTGTACAAGAGAACTATAACAGAAAATGGAATGTGCAATGAGAAATGAACACGCGTTCAGCCACTCCCCGCTGCACATAGCAACTAAgggaataaaaaaataacatggTTGGGGATTAAAAACATCTGTACATgtcaatttgaaatttttatttgcCAAACACAACCAACCAAGATCTTGTGTTTGACAAATTGACATCAAACCAACCAAGATCTTTCTTGGAAattaataatcttaaaaatctcagGAAGCTGTGCCAACAATTTTCTAGTACTAAGAGCATAATCATATGACAACGTGACTTGACAATAGTTTGTAATTAGATAAATAAAGCGCTACTCACGTGGCACTCCCCCTATTAGAATCATCAACGACCCTCAAAGGCCGCCTTTTCTGTGGCCGGCTCTCAATCTGCAGATTATCGTTAAAATCatagtataattatcatattttaataaaCAGGAAAAAGTCACAAGGACTGCGAATAAAATCGCACCTACAATTTACCTTCGACAAATCAATACCCCTCAAAGCAAAGACTGCCAAGGCCTTGAATAAAACTCCAGGTCCTTCGTCCAAAGTGAATACGATGCTAGTCTATAAAGAAAGATTGAATTGTTTGATCAACCAACAGAGAGTCAGAGACTGATTCAAGAAATAATACCTTATAAGGTCGATCTGTTCCTGGGATTGTAGGTTCCCTTGCAAGTATTAGAAAACGGGTAATGTTGTCTGGGTGATCCTGTTTGGAAGATCACATAAGTAACTATTACTGGATTTTTTGACATAGTCATCTATTATTTTTATAGCAGAAATATAAGAGTGGGAGAAGGAAAGAACAAATGAAGTGGGtgagataaagaaaatttatgGTGTGCTCTTCAAtttttcatctaaaaactgAGTTCCACTTTCAATATCAGCAGCTCATGATCAAATCTCATTATTTCATCTTCATCGTGATTCATCCCATTCCAATCAAACAATTCATGCGCATGCACTGTTTGGCAGAAGATTCCATAAGTACAGAAACTAGTAACATCAAGCAAAACAGTTGTCTTGATTTCCAGTAGCAATAAATTAATAGTGTGctcatatgtgtgtgtgtgtgtgtgtgtgtgtgtgtgtctttatatatatatatatatatatcataggCTAATACACAACCAATCAATTTTGGGTTCAAAGAACAGAGTTCAAAAGTTTTGCGTAGAATTCTGAAAACAAAACATTACTAGGGCTCAAATAAAGGGCCTTGTTTGACAAGATTCTAAACCAAAACTTCACCTGTATTCTTTCGGAAAGAATATTGAGTCCATAGATTTCTGCAGCTTGAGCACTTGCGATTGCTCCAGTCTCTCTTACAGCTTCGGAGGCTACAATCTGTCATCGTGTCAAagctaaatcaaataaaatttgcAAAAAATAAATCTCAAAAGAGCACCTGAGCAGCACCGGCAGTATCATCTGCGCTAACTTTGGTTACACCCAACTTGTTTAGATACATCTCACACTGATCAAGGGCCTGAAACCATAGACGACAACTTGTTACTTAAATTCAGGGAAACAGATGGCACATGTTTATCGAGTGTAAATCaggaaaaaaaacaaagaaaaaatttCCCTTGCACAATACAAGAGTCTGACTTTTTATGGTTTTTTATTGCACTGCctacttgaaatttttttatcttcaaCATGAAACCAAGGAATGAAATAACTCCAGCAAATCGTGGAATCCATTATTACCTCACTTGACTTGTTTGCACCCAACCAAAGATTTTGAAGAGTTTTCCAAAGCAGATGAATTCATGAATGTAGAAAAGATGGAGAAATTATCACCTGTGGATGACTCAAGACGCACTTTAGCTCCTCCTTTCTAACCCCAGGTAAACCTAGAAGGCAGTGACTGACAACTAACTGAACTTCCCCGACAATGTGAAGCCTGTGACGAAGCAACAAGTCATAGTTCCGATGGATGCTACCACCAACAGAATTCTCAATAGGAAGAACTGCTTTGTCGACCAACCACAATTCAACTGCCTAAGAAATAGAACTCAGCAACATGAAGGCAAAAGGAAAGTTACTTGATTGAAAAAAAGTAAAAGGATAAGTTGAAAAGTATCCTTACCTTGAATGCAGCCTCAAATTGGTCGCAAGGAACAGTCTCGCACTTAGGATATGCTTTTAATGCAGCAGCTTCACTGTATGCTCCTGGAATCCCCTATTTAGGCAAGTAGACCTTtcaaagaataaaaatatacaaATCCAAGCAAAGTTA is a window encoding:
- the LOC142526219 gene encoding arogenate dehydratase/prephenate dehydratase 1, chloroplastic-like; this encodes MALKAAPILVCGFNGKKSTTCPRFGVLDSLHRQSTFLNLRIRWKWECLSHRAITPVEDETPSTPAGVEGATEIPLAVGFHHDLNSLPKPLSASNFVSSSSDGSKVRVAYQGIPGAYSEAAALKAYPKCETVPCDQFEAAFKAVELWLVDKAVLPIENSVGGSIHRNYDLLLRHRLHIVGEVQLVVSHCLLGLPGVRKEELKCVLSHPQALDQCEMYLNKLGVTKVSADDTAGAAQIVASEAVRETGAIASAQAAEIYGLNILSERIQDHPDNITRFLILAREPTIPGTDRPYKTSIVFTLDEGPGVLFKALAVFALRGIDLSKIESRPQKRRPLRVVDDSNRGSATYFDYLFYIDFEASMAEPRAQYALGHLQEFARFLRVLGCYPVDTDP